From a region of the Oryza sativa Japonica Group chromosome 6, ASM3414082v1 genome:
- the LOC9271930 gene encoding AT-hook motif nuclear-localized protein 25, with translation MAGMDPTGGGGGGGVAAHYLHMLRAQQHQPLSPAGDVKAERSMLSPDESPGADADLGSDHPTSSAMVAAEDSGGGSGSGGPMRRPRGRPLGSKNKPKPPIIVTRDSPNAFHSHVLEVAAGTDIVECVCEFARRRGRGVSVLSGGGAVANVALRQPGASPPGSLVATMRGQFEILSLTGTVLPPPAPPSASGLTVFLSGGQGQVVGGSVAGQLIAAGPVFLMAASFANAVYERLPLDGEDPEAEAAAATPPGDAAQPTGPPPPQQQPTASQSSEVTAGDGGGGGGLGMYLGGHVGSYQQQQQQLPGPGDNFGSWSGSIRPPPF, from the coding sequence ATGGCCGGGATGGATcccaccggcggcggtggcggcggcggcgtggcggcgcactACCTACACATGCTCCGCGCGCAGCAGCACCAGCCACTGTCCCCGGCAGGTGACGTCAAGGCGGAGCGGTCCATGCTGTCGCCGGATGAGAGCCCCGGCGCGGACGCCGACCTAGGATCGGACCACCCGACGTCGTCGGccatggtggcggcggaggacagcggcggcggcagcggttcgGGTGGCCCGATGCGGCGCCCCCGCGGGAGGCCGCTGGGCTCCAAGAACAAGCCCAAGCCGCCCATCATCGTGACGCGGGACAGCCCCAACGCGTTCCACTCCCACGTCCTCGAGGTCGCCGCGGGAACCGACATCGTCGAGTGCGTCTGCGAgttcgcgcgccgccgcggccgcggcgtctcCGTGctcagcggtggcggcgccgtcgccaacGTCGCGCTCCGCCAGCCAGGCGCGTCGCCCCCGGGCAGCCTGGTCGCCACCATGCGCGGCCAGTTCGAGATCCTGTCCCTCACGGGCaccgtcctcccgccgcccgcgccgcccagCGCCAGCGGCCTCACCGTCTTCCTCTCCGGCGGGCAGGGCCAGGTGGTCGGCGGGAGCGTGGCCGGCCAGCTCATCGCCGCGGGGCCAGTCTTCCTCATGGCCGCCTCGTTCGCCAATGCCGTCTACGAGCGTCTGCCACTCGATGGGGAGGATCCGGAGGCAgaggctgccgccgccacccctcccGGCGATGCGGCGCAGCCAACcggcccaccaccaccgcagcaGCAGCCCACAGCCTCGCAGTCCTCTGAGGTGAccgccggtgacggcggcggcggcggcggtctcggCATGTATCTTGGAGGCCATGTGGGATcctaccagcagcagcagcagcaacttcCCGGACCAGGAGACAACTTCGGTAGCTGGAGCGGCAGCATCAGGCCGCCGCCATTCTGA